One Methylocaldum marinum DNA window includes the following coding sequences:
- a CDS encoding YgaP family membrane protein gives MNFDIKKMTKRELNVGLKDQKVRYGVGVVLALISVFLANIPLLLMGVILLASARLRWCPVYSGLGRSTVDPSEEQADSTGSQTGH, from the coding sequence ATGAATTTCGACATAAAAAAAATGACTAAACGCGAACTCAACGTCGGGCTTAAAGACCAGAAAGTCCGCTACGGCGTCGGTGTCGTGCTGGCGTTGATTTCGGTGTTTCTGGCAAATATCCCGCTGTTGCTCATGGGCGTTATTCTATTGGCTTCCGCTCGTCTTCGCTGGTGTCCGGTCTATTCCGGACTCGGGAGAAGTACGGTCGATCCGTCTGAAGAGCAAGCCGATTCCACCGGTTCTCAGACCGGTCATTAG
- the mraZ gene encoding division/cell wall cluster transcriptional repressor MraZ, which translates to MFRGVNSINLDEKGRLVMPTRYRAELHESCDGQLVVTVGLDKCLMLYPLPEFEEIERKLVKLPSLNKQAKRLQRLLIGHAAECEMDGQGRFLVPEPLRKFAELEKRVALIGQGNKFEIWDEAIWNASRDEWIEEERQESLEELSPELGSLAL; encoded by the coding sequence TTGTTTCGTGGCGTTAACTCCATTAATCTCGACGAGAAAGGCCGGCTGGTCATGCCTACCCGTTATCGAGCGGAGCTGCATGAGAGTTGCGATGGTCAGCTGGTGGTTACGGTCGGATTGGATAAATGCCTCATGCTCTACCCGCTTCCGGAGTTTGAAGAGATCGAGCGAAAGCTGGTTAAGCTTCCTTCCTTGAACAAACAGGCAAAACGTTTACAGCGCTTGTTGATTGGCCACGCCGCCGAGTGTGAGATGGACGGTCAGGGGCGGTTCCTGGTTCCCGAGCCCTTGAGGAAATTCGCTGAATTGGAAAAGCGCGTGGCACTGATCGGTCAGGGCAATAAATTCGAGATTTGGGACGAGGCAATCTGGAATGCCTCTCGTGACGAGTGGATCGAGGAAGAGCGACAAGAGAGCTTGGAAGAACTTTCGCCCGAGTTGGGATCATTGGCCCTGTGA
- the rsmH gene encoding 16S rRNA (cytosine(1402)-N(4))-methyltransferase RsmH, producing the protein MHRPVMLPEALDGLALTADGLYVDCTFGRGGHSAAILAKLGPEGRLLALDKDPDAVASQAAKRLTSDLRFALEHGSFANLGEYVERRGWQGQIAGVLMDLGVSSPQLDESDRGFSFMRNGPLDMRMDTTRGMTAAEWLASAPESEVADVLRDYGEERYARRIARTICEWRSKRPIISTRELVEIIERAVPMRERGKHPATRSFQAIRIFINRELEELEQGLRQAMEVLKPGGRLVVIAFHSLEDRIVKRFMRDEERGAGAALAHFPVHRTEPGRLKRIGRARMPGPEEVRNNPRARSAVLRVAERIQ; encoded by the coding sequence ATGCACAGGCCGGTCATGCTGCCCGAAGCGCTGGACGGTCTGGCGCTGACTGCCGACGGTTTGTATGTCGACTGCACGTTCGGGCGCGGCGGGCACAGTGCCGCGATTCTAGCAAAGCTAGGGCCTGAGGGGAGATTGTTGGCTTTGGACAAGGATCCCGACGCCGTGGCCTCACAGGCGGCAAAGCGCCTGACGTCGGATCTTCGATTCGCACTCGAGCATGGTAGTTTTGCAAATCTGGGCGAATACGTGGAACGCCGCGGGTGGCAAGGCCAAATTGCTGGGGTTTTGATGGATTTGGGCGTGTCTTCGCCTCAACTGGATGAGTCGGATAGAGGGTTCAGCTTTATGCGAAACGGTCCTCTGGATATGCGTATGGATACCACGCGAGGCATGACGGCAGCCGAATGGCTCGCAAGCGCGCCCGAGAGTGAAGTAGCCGATGTGCTTCGGGATTACGGCGAAGAGCGGTACGCCCGTCGTATCGCCCGGACGATCTGCGAGTGGCGATCTAAACGGCCGATTATATCCACTCGCGAGTTGGTCGAGATCATCGAAAGGGCCGTTCCTATGCGAGAAAGAGGTAAACATCCGGCAACGCGAAGTTTCCAGGCGATCCGTATTTTTATAAATAGAGAATTGGAGGAGCTCGAGCAGGGACTGCGGCAGGCCATGGAGGTGCTCAAGCCCGGTGGGCGGTTGGTAGTCATAGCCTTTCATTCTTTGGAGGATCGGATCGTGAAGCGATTTATGCGTGACGAGGAACGTGGCGCCGGTGCGGCACTTGCGCACTTTCCCGTGCACCGAACCGAACCGGGGAGGTTGAAGCGAATCGGTCGGGCCCGCATGCCGGGACCGGAAGAGGTTCGAAACAACCCGCGCGCCCGAAGTGCGGTTTTGCGCGTAGCGGAACGTATCCAGTGA
- the ftsL gene encoding cell division protein FtsL yields the protein MRFLLMLLAVALASALGVVYTKYRSRMLFAEVQRLEQELNAYDEEWGRLQLEQNTWAEHSRIERLAHGRLGMLLPARESIIYIKP from the coding sequence ATGAGATTTTTGCTGATGCTGCTGGCGGTGGCCTTGGCCTCTGCTCTGGGCGTTGTGTATACGAAGTATAGATCGCGGATGCTGTTCGCCGAAGTTCAACGCCTCGAACAGGAGCTCAATGCCTATGACGAAGAATGGGGGCGGCTGCAACTCGAGCAAAATACCTGGGCCGAGCATAGCCGCATCGAAAGGCTGGCGCATGGCCGTTTGGGCATGTTGTTGCCTGCCAGGGAATCAATCATTTATATAAAACCTTAG
- a CDS encoding peptidoglycan D,D-transpeptidase FtsI family protein, whose protein sequence is MAVLIGRAVYLQVLDRQFLKHQGDLRHVGILPVPAHRGRIFDRNGELLAISTPVKSIWVNPKEFREAQVPADRRKVLASLLGISLEALDKHVEGNRNRSFAYLKRRINPELADEVAALGIAGIYADREYRRYYPTGEVAAHLVGYTNIDDKGQEAMELAYDDWLKGAEGAKRIIRDGKRRVIEDLENVSLPVPGKDLALSIDQRLQYLAYRELKKAVLLHRARSASLALLDTRTGEVLAIANQPSYNPNSRSQMKGSASRNRAITDIYEPGSTMKPFAVALALELGLYRPDTVIDTTPGTMRVGRNIVKDIHNYGVLDVAHVLQKSSNVGVTKIALDLPSKKFWAFYNNLGFGQPLETGFPGEANGRLSDYHGWSPFEQATLSFGYGISASTVQLARAYSALANDGVMPMVSLVKRDKLPESHRIMSARTAIRVRRMLERVVSREGTALKAAIPGFRVAGKTGTVKKSDVGGYSSSRYISVFAGLAPVSKPRLVMVVMVDEPSAGEYYGGAVAAPVFSRVMEGALRLLNIAPDQEEITPLLAAQQDEPT, encoded by the coding sequence ATGGCGGTTCTAATTGGACGAGCCGTTTACCTCCAGGTGTTGGATCGGCAATTTCTGAAGCATCAGGGAGATTTGCGTCACGTCGGCATCTTGCCTGTGCCGGCGCACCGTGGGCGGATTTTCGATCGTAACGGAGAGCTGCTGGCCATCAGCACGCCGGTCAAGTCGATTTGGGTCAATCCGAAAGAGTTTCGCGAGGCGCAGGTTCCCGCCGACCGGCGCAAGGTACTGGCAAGCCTTCTTGGTATCTCCCTGGAAGCACTGGACAAACACGTCGAGGGAAACCGAAACCGTAGCTTTGCTTATCTGAAGCGAAGGATCAACCCCGAGTTGGCCGATGAGGTGGCCGCCCTGGGTATCGCGGGCATATATGCAGACCGCGAATATCGTCGGTACTATCCTACCGGTGAAGTGGCCGCTCACCTGGTCGGCTACACCAATATCGACGACAAGGGGCAAGAGGCGATGGAACTGGCCTACGACGATTGGCTGAAGGGTGCGGAGGGCGCAAAGCGGATCATCCGTGACGGCAAGCGGCGTGTCATCGAAGATCTGGAAAACGTCAGTCTGCCGGTGCCCGGAAAGGACCTTGCTTTGAGCATCGATCAGCGCTTGCAGTATCTGGCCTATCGGGAACTCAAGAAGGCGGTGCTTTTGCACCGGGCGCGTTCTGCCTCGCTCGCTCTGTTGGACACTCGCACCGGAGAGGTGTTGGCGATCGCCAACCAGCCGTCTTACAACCCCAATAGCCGTAGCCAGATGAAGGGCAGCGCATCGCGCAATCGGGCGATCACCGACATATACGAACCCGGTTCGACGATGAAGCCGTTTGCGGTAGCCCTGGCGCTGGAGCTGGGATTGTACCGTCCCGATACCGTGATCGATACGACGCCGGGTACGATGCGGGTGGGACGCAACATCGTCAAAGACATCCATAACTATGGTGTCCTCGATGTTGCTCATGTTCTCCAAAAATCGAGCAATGTGGGCGTTACCAAGATCGCGCTGGACCTGCCTTCGAAAAAGTTCTGGGCGTTCTACAACAATCTCGGTTTCGGTCAGCCTTTGGAAACCGGCTTTCCCGGTGAGGCCAACGGCCGTCTTTCGGACTATCACGGCTGGAGTCCGTTCGAACAGGCAACCCTTTCTTTTGGTTATGGCATTTCCGCCTCGACGGTGCAACTGGCGAGAGCCTACTCGGCCTTGGCCAACGACGGCGTCATGCCGATGGTCAGCCTGGTCAAGCGCGACAAATTGCCCGAGTCGCATCGAATCATGTCGGCTCGGACCGCCATCAGAGTACGCCGGATGCTGGAGCGGGTCGTCTCCCGTGAAGGTACCGCGCTGAAGGCCGCCATTCCGGGATTCAGAGTCGCCGGCAAGACCGGGACGGTAAAGAAGAGCGACGTGGGCGGCTATTCATCTTCGCGTTACATTTCGGTATTCGCCGGATTGGCTCCGGTAAGCAAGCCGCGCCTGGTTATGGTGGTCATGGTCGATGAGCCGTCCGCAGGCGAGTACTACGGCGGTGCGGTGGCGGCGCCGGTCTTCTCGCGCGTTATGGAGGGGGCTTTGCGTTTGCTGAACATCGCTCCGGATCAGGAAGAGATCACACCTCTCCTCGCCGCGCAGCAGGACGAGCCGACATGA
- a CDS encoding UDP-N-acetylmuramoyl-L-alanyl-D-glutamate--2,6-diaminopimelate ligase produces MIAVETQTAGHTLDTLLSGFVETPASSLVNVMGLCHDSRRIRPGEGFVALAGHRSHGMRHAEQAIRQGCSAIIYDPAGGGDLLARNIAALPCVKVDSLDQKLGFIADRFFGEPSAFQDVIGITGTNGKTSCSHFLANALSAKAPAAVVGTLGWGVPGALEMTQHTTPDAIEVHGLLARLRERGIRIIAMEASSHGQVQGRLNGVRFKGALYTNFSRDHLDYHGTMEAYLEAKLRLLASPGLEFVVFNADDPIADVISSRAPFQPRPIGFSVHGRNIVPDATVSVTSILQDSRGIAFRAVYRQQATDVFAPVYGDFNVENLTASLAVLLGLGYELPEAAELLKNVRPVPGRMERFSGLGRTAIVDYAHTPDALESVLRSLRRHCEGKLWVVFGCGGDRDRGKRPLMGAVAEKLADGVVLTDDNPRSENGDEIIRDILSGCRRDNTVSIRDRRAAIAFALERAGMGDIVVVAGKGHEQTQEIRGQKYPFCDREVVTEILSVLEWPR; encoded by the coding sequence ATGATAGCCGTCGAAACACAGACTGCGGGGCACACGCTGGACACCCTATTGTCCGGGTTCGTCGAAACCCCCGCTTCTAGTCTGGTTAATGTCATGGGTCTTTGTCATGACAGCCGGCGCATCCGCCCGGGCGAGGGCTTCGTCGCTCTGGCCGGACACCGGTCGCACGGTATGCGTCATGCCGAACAGGCGATTCGGCAAGGTTGTTCGGCCATCATCTATGATCCGGCCGGGGGCGGAGATCTGCTGGCCCGAAATATTGCCGCATTGCCTTGTGTCAAGGTCGATTCCCTGGACCAAAAACTCGGATTCATTGCTGATCGCTTTTTCGGCGAGCCTTCCGCATTCCAGGACGTGATCGGCATCACCGGCACGAACGGCAAAACCTCATGCAGCCATTTTCTCGCCAATGCGCTTTCGGCCAAGGCTCCGGCCGCCGTCGTCGGGACTCTGGGTTGGGGTGTGCCCGGTGCGCTCGAGATGACGCAGCACACTACGCCGGACGCCATCGAAGTTCACGGTCTTCTGGCCCGCTTGCGCGAGCGGGGCATCAGAATCATCGCCATGGAAGCTTCGTCTCACGGTCAGGTGCAAGGCCGTCTCAATGGCGTGCGCTTCAAGGGGGCACTGTACACGAATTTTAGCCGCGATCATCTGGATTACCACGGCACGATGGAAGCCTATCTGGAGGCGAAGTTGCGTCTTTTGGCTTCGCCCGGGCTCGAATTCGTGGTTTTCAATGCCGACGATCCGATTGCCGACGTCATCTCAAGCCGGGCGCCGTTCCAACCGAGGCCGATAGGCTTTAGTGTGCATGGGCGTAATATCGTGCCGGATGCCACCGTTTCGGTAACGTCGATCCTTCAGGACTCGCGAGGGATTGCTTTTCGTGCCGTGTATCGGCAACAGGCGACCGATGTGTTTGCGCCGGTCTACGGCGATTTCAACGTCGAAAATCTGACCGCTTCATTGGCGGTCTTGCTCGGGTTGGGGTACGAACTGCCGGAAGCCGCGGAGTTGCTCAAGAATGTCCGGCCGGTGCCGGGACGCATGGAGCGATTTTCGGGGCTGGGGCGCACTGCCATTGTGGATTACGCCCATACCCCGGATGCCCTGGAAAGCGTTTTGCGCAGCCTTCGCCGGCATTGCGAAGGCAAATTATGGGTGGTTTTCGGATGCGGCGGAGACCGCGACCGCGGCAAACGTCCGCTGATGGGGGCGGTCGCGGAGAAACTGGCCGACGGCGTCGTATTGACCGATGACAATCCTCGCTCGGAGAATGGGGACGAAATTATCCGGGATATTCTGTCCGGTTGCCGCCGCGACAATACCGTTTCGATCCGCGATCGCCGCGCAGCCATAGCCTTTGCGCTGGAGCGGGCGGGCATGGGCGACATCGTGGTGGTGGCTGGAAAGGGCCACGAGCAAACTCAGGAGATTCGGGGCCAGAAATATCCTTTCTGCGATCGCGAAGTGGTCACGGAAATCCTTTCCGTGTTGGAGTGGCCGAGATGA
- a CDS encoding UDP-N-acetylmuramoyl-tripeptide--D-alanyl-D-alanine ligase, whose translation MKVRLSDFCGIVGGELRGDDVAFEDLGIDTRSLKPGDLYLAIRGTRFDGNDFVAQAKSAGASAAVVERFADCDLPQVRVDDGRMALGCFAASWRDRWTGRLVGITGSNGKTTVKEMTAAILGVAAPVLKTQGNLNNDIGVPLMLLRLTDEYRFAAIEMGANHPGEIAYVGGLAKPDVAVISNAGAAHLEGFGSLEGVASAKGELIASLSAAGTAVLNADDRFFGRWREMARGRPVVSFGFCADAAVRADADSIRMGLNEGKFLTSFDLLYRGERHPLALSLAGDHNVVNALAAAAAACALGFDIGRIRTGLSRVAPVPGRVEPVNGIRGSLLINDTYNANPTSFRAALHVLRQLSGDRWVALGAFGELGEASAELHAEIGGQARAMGVTRLFAVGPNADRAAEAFGDGAVYCREQDELIELIRQQINENVVLLIKGSRTQRMERVVEALRQRSDLCC comes from the coding sequence ATGAAGGTGCGACTTTCCGATTTCTGCGGGATCGTCGGCGGTGAGCTGCGGGGCGATGACGTCGCGTTTGAAGACCTAGGCATCGACACTCGCTCTTTGAAACCCGGCGATCTTTATCTGGCAATCCGCGGAACTCGCTTCGACGGCAACGATTTCGTCGCTCAGGCAAAGTCGGCAGGCGCCTCCGCGGCGGTGGTCGAACGCTTCGCCGACTGCGATTTGCCGCAGGTACGGGTCGATGACGGACGCATGGCACTCGGGTGTTTTGCCGCGTCTTGGCGCGATCGCTGGACCGGGCGGCTCGTCGGTATCACCGGCAGCAACGGCAAGACCACTGTAAAGGAAATGACTGCGGCCATTCTCGGCGTTGCCGCGCCGGTGCTAAAAACACAGGGCAATCTCAATAACGATATCGGCGTTCCTTTGATGTTGCTGCGGTTGACGGACGAATACCGATTCGCGGCGATTGAAATGGGCGCTAACCACCCCGGTGAGATCGCGTATGTCGGCGGATTGGCGAAACCCGATGTCGCCGTGATTTCCAATGCCGGGGCAGCGCATTTGGAAGGTTTCGGCTCACTCGAGGGGGTGGCGTCCGCAAAAGGGGAACTGATTGCTTCGCTGAGTGCGGCCGGTACGGCGGTACTCAATGCCGACGATCGTTTTTTCGGTCGCTGGCGCGAAATGGCCCGTGGACGCCCCGTGGTTAGTTTCGGATTCTGCGCCGATGCCGCCGTGCGTGCCGACGCCGATTCGATAAGGATGGGGCTGAACGAGGGTAAGTTCCTCACCTCCTTCGATCTTTTGTATCGGGGGGAGCGCCATCCTTTGGCCCTTTCCCTGGCCGGCGATCATAACGTGGTCAACGCCTTGGCCGCGGCTGCCGCGGCCTGCGCTCTGGGTTTCGATATCGGCCGGATACGCACGGGGCTGTCCCGCGTGGCCCCGGTGCCGGGACGCGTGGAGCCTGTGAACGGGATTCGGGGATCCTTGCTGATCAACGATACCTATAACGCCAACCCCACTTCTTTTCGGGCCGCTTTGCATGTGCTACGGCAGCTGTCGGGTGATCGCTGGGTCGCCTTGGGCGCGTTCGGCGAGCTCGGCGAGGCGAGCGCCGAACTGCATGCCGAGATTGGCGGCCAGGCGAGGGCGATGGGCGTGACGCGGCTGTTTGCCGTGGGCCCGAACGCGGATCGGGCGGCGGAAGCTTTCGGCGACGGCGCTGTGTACTGCCGGGAGCAGGATGAATTGATTGAACTCATACGACAGCAGATTAACGAGAACGTTGTGTTATTGATTAAAGGTTCACGCACCCAGCGTATGGAGCGGGTGGTTGAGGCATTACGGCAGCGGAGCGATTTATGCTGCTGA
- the mraY gene encoding phospho-N-acetylmuramoyl-pentapeptide-transferase yields the protein MLLILAETLQKYFDAFRVFQYLTFRGILGVLTALIISFIVGPMMIRHLSKYKVGQSIRSDGPQSHFSKAGTPTMGGALILVSIAISTLLWADLSNRYVWVILLVTMAFGLVGFVDDYKKLVLRNSDGLRARHKYFWQSVVGMAAAVFLYSTATVATETQFIVPFFKQVVLNLGLAYPILAYFVIVGSSNAVNLTDGLDGLAIMPTVLVGGALGIFAYASGNVNFAEYLGIPFIPKAGELVVFCGSLVGAGLGFLWFNAYPAQVFMGDVGALALGAALGTLAVLVRQEIVLMVMGGVFVMETVSVMLQVISFKLTGRRIFRMAPIHHHFELKGWPEPRVIVRFWIITVILVLIGLATLKLR from the coding sequence ATGCTGCTGATACTCGCGGAGACGCTTCAGAAGTATTTCGACGCTTTTCGCGTCTTTCAATATCTGACCTTCCGAGGGATCCTCGGCGTCCTGACCGCCTTGATTATTTCATTCATCGTCGGCCCGATGATGATCCGGCACCTGAGTAAATATAAAGTCGGACAGAGTATCCGGAGCGACGGACCGCAGAGCCATTTTTCCAAGGCCGGAACGCCGACCATGGGCGGGGCGCTCATTCTTGTTTCGATAGCGATCAGCACCCTGCTGTGGGCCGATCTCAGCAATCGCTATGTTTGGGTTATTTTGCTGGTTACGATGGCCTTCGGCCTGGTCGGCTTCGTTGACGATTATAAAAAGCTGGTGTTGCGCAATAGCGACGGTCTTCGAGCGCGACACAAATATTTCTGGCAGTCCGTAGTCGGCATGGCGGCCGCAGTGTTTCTTTATAGCACGGCAACGGTCGCAACCGAAACACAGTTCATCGTGCCGTTCTTCAAGCAGGTCGTGTTGAATCTGGGTCTTGCCTATCCGATTCTGGCCTATTTCGTGATTGTGGGTTCGAGCAATGCGGTGAACCTGACCGACGGCCTCGACGGTCTCGCCATCATGCCGACGGTTCTGGTGGGCGGTGCCCTTGGCATTTTCGCTTACGCGTCGGGCAACGTGAACTTTGCGGAATACCTCGGTATTCCTTTTATACCCAAGGCCGGTGAATTGGTGGTCTTTTGCGGTTCCCTGGTAGGCGCCGGGCTCGGCTTTCTCTGGTTCAACGCTTATCCGGCGCAGGTTTTCATGGGCGATGTCGGTGCGCTGGCTTTGGGGGCAGCGCTTGGGACACTCGCCGTGCTGGTTCGGCAAGAGATCGTACTTATGGTCATGGGCGGCGTGTTCGTCATGGAGACCGTATCGGTGATGCTTCAGGTCATTTCGTTCAAGCTCACCGGTCGACGTATTTTTCGTATGGCACCTATTCATCATCATTTCGAGCTAAAGGGATGGCCGGAACCGCGTGTGATCGTCCGCTTTTGGATAATTACCGTGATTTTGGTCTTGATTGGACTCGCGACCTTGAAGTTGAGGTGA
- the murD gene encoding UDP-N-acetylmuramoyl-L-alanine--D-glutamate ligase: MAAKAVLYFDAENPLDKLGLDRRSARVLIFGLGRTGLSVARFLASQGIEFAVTDTREWPPSLAELREAFPDAGVFLGGLHSAAFSAATHLIVSPGVPLDQPKIKEAKRRRIPVFGDLDLFACIAKAPIVAITGANGKSTVTTLVGLMAEADGKNVRVGGNLGTPMLDLLDDQAELYVLELSSFQLERSSLLQPAAATVLNISPDHMDRYSDLQAYADAKRRIFRGQGVMILNRDDPVVAGMAEPDRRRAWFGLGESEVDYGVSVVDGEGWLSSHGQPLLQTSRIGIQGRHNVANALAAVALGDAMGLSRTAMISALEQFEGLAHRMQTVAEIDGVIWINDSKATNVGACMAALAGLRSKTVLIAGGVGKGAEFSVLRPVVAEKVRAAVLMGKDAPLLEQALRDIVPTVRVENMRQAVRKARSLAQCGDSVLLAPACASLDQYRDYQERGQVFTDEVMGLSA, from the coding sequence ATGGCAGCGAAAGCAGTGCTTTATTTCGATGCCGAAAATCCACTGGATAAACTCGGATTGGATCGGCGTTCCGCGCGCGTGCTGATTTTCGGATTGGGTAGGACAGGCCTTTCGGTAGCGCGTTTCCTGGCAAGCCAGGGCATCGAATTCGCGGTGACCGATACTCGGGAATGGCCTCCCAGCTTGGCTGAATTGCGAGAGGCTTTTCCAGATGCCGGAGTCTTCTTGGGCGGCCTTCACAGTGCGGCATTCTCTGCGGCCACCCATTTGATCGTCAGCCCGGGCGTACCCTTGGACCAACCTAAAATCAAGGAAGCTAAGCGGCGCAGGATACCGGTATTCGGAGATCTCGACCTTTTTGCATGTATCGCCAAGGCGCCGATCGTGGCCATTACCGGTGCGAATGGCAAGAGCACCGTAACGACGCTAGTGGGCTTGATGGCGGAAGCCGACGGCAAGAACGTGCGGGTGGGAGGAAATCTCGGCACGCCGATGCTGGATCTTTTGGACGATCAGGCGGAGCTTTACGTTCTGGAATTGTCCAGCTTTCAACTGGAGCGTTCTTCACTTCTGCAACCGGCGGCAGCGACGGTTCTCAACATCAGTCCCGACCATATGGATCGCTATTCGGATCTCCAGGCTTATGCCGACGCGAAACGGCGAATTTTCCGGGGGCAGGGGGTAATGATCCTCAACCGCGACGATCCGGTAGTCGCGGGAATGGCGGAGCCGGATAGACGCAGAGCGTGGTTCGGTCTCGGAGAGTCGGAAGTGGATTACGGCGTTTCCGTCGTCGACGGGGAAGGCTGGCTGAGCAGCCACGGCCAGCCGCTGTTACAGACCAGCAGAATCGGCATCCAGGGACGCCACAATGTTGCGAATGCCCTGGCTGCCGTCGCTCTGGGAGATGCGATGGGTTTGTCTCGCACAGCCATGATCAGCGCGCTCGAGCAGTTCGAGGGTCTGGCTCATCGTATGCAGACGGTGGCCGAAATCGACGGCGTTATATGGATCAACGATTCCAAGGCCACCAACGTGGGCGCATGCATGGCGGCCCTGGCCGGTCTGCGTAGCAAGACGGTACTGATTGCGGGAGGAGTCGGCAAGGGAGCGGAGTTCTCCGTGCTCCGGCCGGTGGTCGCCGAAAAAGTGCGGGCTGCGGTGCTGATGGGCAAAGACGCTCCATTGCTGGAGCAGGCACTGAGAGACATCGTGCCGACAGTGCGGGTCGAAAACATGCGCCAGGCCGTCCGGAAGGCTCGTTCCCTGGCACAATGCGGAGATTCAGTGCTACTGGCTCCGGCCTGTGCTAGCCTGGATCAATACCGGGACTATCAGGAAAGGGGGCAGGTGTTCACGGACGAAGTGATGGGGCTCTCGGCATGA
- the ftsW gene encoding putative lipid II flippase FtsW, whose product MRGKVTVRGRGLVLHWRARRFYLDTVLLTASLGLLLLGYVMVASASLHLGEKLADDSFYFPRNQLIHIALGLFSGCIVASIKLEVWQKSSLGLFLLGLVLLAVVLIPGVGKTVNGSSRWLSLLGIRIQVSEVFKLIAVIYTASYIHRHLRTVRNSVQGMIRPLALLSMGGLLLLMEPDFGATAVIMATALGMLFLGGARLWQFGILLGLMAAAAVGLIFSAEYRLKRLFSFMNPWEHPLDTGFQLTQALIAFGRGEWTGVGLGSSVQKLFYLPEAHTDFLFSIIGEELGLLGTTTVVLLFMLIVWRALVIGQLADRAENRFGAFVAYGIGIWFGLQSFINMGVNMGMLPTKGLTLPLMSYGGGSMIVMCAALGLLFRIRSEALDAYAAAPRVRAKWAHV is encoded by the coding sequence ATGAGAGGGAAAGTGACCGTCCGCGGACGGGGGCTTGTATTGCATTGGAGAGCCCGGCGTTTTTATTTGGACACCGTCCTATTGACTGCGTCCTTGGGACTTTTGCTCCTCGGTTACGTTATGGTCGCGTCGGCGTCTTTACACTTGGGTGAAAAGCTCGCCGACGACAGTTTTTATTTCCCCAGGAACCAGTTGATCCACATCGCTCTCGGCCTTTTCTCCGGTTGCATCGTTGCATCCATAAAGCTGGAGGTATGGCAGAAATCGTCCTTAGGCCTGTTCCTGCTCGGGCTTGTTTTACTTGCCGTGGTTTTGATACCCGGTGTCGGCAAGACCGTGAACGGCAGTTCACGTTGGCTCAGTCTACTCGGTATAAGGATTCAGGTTTCCGAAGTCTTCAAGCTCATCGCCGTCATCTATACCGCCAGCTACATTCACCGACATCTACGCACGGTACGCAACTCGGTGCAAGGCATGATCCGCCCCCTGGCACTGTTGTCCATGGGCGGGCTATTGCTGCTGATGGAACCCGATTTCGGCGCGACCGCGGTTATCATGGCAACGGCGTTGGGCATGCTGTTTCTGGGCGGCGCAAGGCTATGGCAGTTCGGCATTCTGCTCGGCCTGATGGCCGCCGCCGCGGTCGGGCTGATCTTCAGCGCCGAATACCGGTTAAAGCGGTTATTCAGTTTTATGAATCCGTGGGAACATCCACTCGACACCGGCTTCCAGCTCACGCAAGCCCTGATCGCGTTTGGCCGCGGCGAATGGACCGGTGTGGGTTTGGGATCGAGTGTGCAAAAGCTGTTTTATCTGCCGGAGGCGCATACCGACTTTCTCTTTTCCATTATCGGCGAAGAGCTGGGATTGCTCGGTACCACCACTGTTGTCCTGCTTTTTATGTTGATCGTTTGGCGTGCTCTCGTGATCGGGCAACTGGCCGACCGGGCCGAGAACCGCTTTGGCGCTTTTGTTGCTTACGGTATCGGTATTTGGTTCGGCTTACAATCGTTCATCAATATGGGAGTGAATATGGGTATGTTGCCCACGAAGGGCCTGACTTTGCCGCTGATGAGTTACGGCGGCGGAAGCATGATCGTCATGTGTGCGGCATTGGGGCTGTTGTTCCGGATTCGGAGCGAGGCCTTGGATGCGTATGCCGCGGCGCCCAGGGTTAGGGCCAAATGGGCGCACGTGTGA